GATATGATCTCTTTCGGTCCTACTATCAAAAACCCTCATTCTCCCTATGAAAAGCTGTATATCCCCTCGGTTTTGAAAGTGTGGCAGTTCCTGACCGCTCTTTTATCTTCCTTTTCTTAGAACCATTTATTCGAATAAGGGAAATAAAAAGAAATCATATTTTGCTATGGTAACAATGAAAGAACTGTCTGATTTCCCAAGACCGAGAATACTTGTTAGCAGATGCCTTGAATTTGACAATGTGCGCTATAACGGCCAGGTGATCCACTCACAAATAGTCAGGGACCTAGAACCTATCGTTGATTTTATAAAAGTGTGTCCTGAGGTTGAGATCGGTCTCGGGGTTCCCAGAGAGCCTATACGAATAGTTAAAGAAAAAGGCAATTACCGCCTTGTTCAGCCAAAAACAGGCAGGGATGTCACCAGGGAAATGGATGATTTCACAGACAATTTCCTGTCCCGGCTTGAAGATGTGGATGGTTTTATCTTCAAATCAGGTTCCCCGACCATAGGGATCAGGAATATCAAGGTATATTCAGGGGAAACGATGGCTCCGGTTGTCGAAAGAGGATCGGGTTTCTTTACAAAGAAGATCCTGGATAAATATGCAGGCTATCCCATGGAAGAGGATGATCGTTTGCGAAATTACAGGATACGTCATCATTTCCTTACACAACTGTATACCTTTGCCGATTTCAGACAGGTAAAGGATTCAGCTTTGTCTGACGAGATGTTGAAATTCAATAAAAAAAATGCTTTTCTGTTCTCTTTCTATAATGATAACACATACAGGAAAATGTGTGATCTGCTTGAGAATAAGCCAAATGGTGCAGCTTATGGAATAATTCCGGCTTATGAAGAGATGCTCAAGGAACTCATGCAAAAACCAGGAGACCCGGAATCGAAGGCTGCGGTTGCACAGAAAATCGTTTCTTCTTTTGACTCCTCCATGTCATCCTCTGAAAAAGAATTCTTTAAGAATCATCTGCAAAACTATCTGGAAATGCGTATCGATGAAGATGCACTGACAGAGGTTCTCAGGCTTTATGTACATCGCTATGATGCTGAAAATCTTGACAACTATACTATCCTTTATCCCTATCCTGATGTTCTGCGCATGCCCGGTGACAGCAAAAGAGATAAGGATTACTGGAGTGAAAATAAATAACCCACTTCAGAACTCAGGTGATCAGGTGTATCGTTTCCAGGAAATAATAGATTCATGTATCGACTGTAAGAAATGCTGGGATGTCTGTCCTGTCAATATGGTGACCGACGGGAACAGGTTCACGCCTCAGGGAAAGATCGAATCGCTTGCAAAGATAGTTGCCTGTGAGGAGCTCTCAAAAGATGAGTATGATAACATCTACCTTTCCACTCGCTGTGGCGCATGCGATGATGTCTGCCCTGTGGATATTCCGATAACAGATATCATCCAGTATGAGAGGCAATTGCTGGCACAGCAGGGTAGGGAGCCTGCAAAGACCACCGCCATCTCACAGAACATAATTGAGCACAACAGTCCCGGAGCCAAGGATCCGTCTAAGAGGTTTGACTGGGTAACAGATGACCTTGACATTGCCGAAAGTTCTGAGATAGCTTACATGGCAGGCTGCTGGGTTTCATACAGCCAGCCGGATATTGCAAGGGCGACCATTCGTCTGCTAAATCATGCAGGTATAAGACCCATGATTCTGAAGGATGAGAAATGCTGCGGACTTTTCCTCGTAGATAACGGCCATCTCGAGCAGCTTGCAGAGCACGCTAGGAAGTTCGTTGATTATATCGAGTCACTTGGAGTGAAGAAGGTAATAGCCTCATGTCCCGGTTGTTACATTGTACTTGGTAAGGAGTATCCGAAACTCTATCGTGAGCTGAACTTTGAGGTTGAGCATTCCCTTAAAGTGTTCAAAGATATGATAGCAGATGGAACACTCAAACCAAGGAAACTCGATCTGGCTGTTTCTGTCAGGGATGCATGCCCGATCAGAGGATCAAAGGATATCCCGCGCAGTATTCTTGAAAGCATGGGTGTTGAAGTAAAAGAGCTCTTTGAGGAAAAACAGGTGTGCTGTGGCGGCCCGGCGGGCCTTAAACCAAATTTCCCGGAGATTGCGAACAATATTGCCATGCTATCGGTTAAAGATTACAAGGATAAAGCTGACATGCTGGCCTCCTACTGTCCTTTCTGCATGCATCACATGGAGGGTGCGTGCAAGTCAAAGGATGAGGAAATGGAGATGAAGGATATTTCCGTGCTGCTTGCTGAAAGCGTGCTAGGAAAATGAGGATTTGTATCCTCATTATACAATCAATCAGGTAAGAGCATATGGGAATTCGGTGAACTTCCACTCATCTTCCTGTTTGACCAGTTCAATCTGTTTTACAACTTCTTCATGTTCCTATTCGACCTCGAAGAAATCCTTGAGTGAGAATTTTACAGCCACTGAGGATTCGTTAACCAGCACGTCTACAACTGCAGTATCTCCATCAACATACTCTTCACTAACTTCGATGAATTCATATTTCTCAGGATTTACATCCCTGGAGAGACTTATGAAATCGGCAAGCCCGGTTTCCTGTTTGTAAGCGGATGACATCATCTGGTAGCAGGTATCATAGTTTCCCTGGTCAAATTCCGATACAAAGTTTTCTACTGTATCTGACGGGCTGCTTCCAAGACCTGCACAACCGGCTGCAAGCAGAGAAATAAGCAGAATTGTCGTTATTATCATTTTTTTCATGAAAACACCTGCAGTTAATTATTAGCCTACTCGATAAATATCTTTTTTTCATTTATTTGTATGTGTGTATCGGATTCAACTGGTTCCATCTTCTGTCCGGGAGCAATTTCTTTGATATATGGTCCAAGAATCATGTCTTTATAAGCCCCGCCTGCCGGTACCTTCGGATAAAGTATCTCTTCCCGGTCTGTACAGACTTCAAGGAAGCATGGTCCGTCTGCTTTAAGAAAAGCTTCCATTGCATCCTTCAGATCGTCTCTGTCGCTTATTCTTGTAGCATATTCGAAGCCGAATGATCCTGCAATCTCAGCGAAGCGTACATCTTTAGGTCTCTGAGTCCCGGTTCGGACTCCATCATAAGCAGCATCCTGCAGGTTCTGGACCATGCCATCACTCCGATTGTTGAGCATCAGTACCTTGATGGGAAGGTTCAGTGACGCAATGGTGTGTAACTCTCCAAGGTTCATCCGCAGACTGCCGTCACCATCAATGGCTATTACCCTTGCATCCGAGTTTGCATACTGTACTCCAATGGATGTTGGCATGGAAAAGCCCATGGTGCCGAAGGAACCCGAGCTCATGAAGGACTTTGCCTTCTGCATTGGAAGATACTGGGCTGCAAGCATCTGCTGGTTACCGACGCCTGTGGTTATCATGGTATTGTCGTCAATGTAGCTTGAAAGCAAAGCCATAACCTCGCCAGACTGGATATGTTCGGATTTCCGATTATAATCAAGAGGCCAGGACCTTTTCAGGAATCTGGCTCGCTCCTGCCATTCCCGGATATCCAGGGTGATGTCGTGCTTTACAGCGTAGTTGAGCAAGTCCCGGAGAGCCGTAGCAGCATCCCCGATGAATGTGAATTTAGGACCACGCTCGATCTTAATCTGGTGCATTTTCTCGGGATTGATATCAATGTATGCAATGTCGGTGCCTATTGCAAACCCGACCTTCTCAGCAACCCTGTCATCCCAGCGGACACCGATGGCGAAGAAGAAGTCGTTCTCCTGTATGAGCATGTTCGCATAAGGTGTCCCGAACATCCCCAGCATCCCGAGGTTGAGCTCATCCCGGCCGTCAATAACTCCCTTTGCCATGAGCGTGTTAACTGAAGGTATCCTGAAATAGTCATTGAACTCCCTGATGGCCTGACTTCCTGCTTCCGAGTTTAGACCTCCTCCCAGATAGAGCAGCGGTCTCTTTGAGTTCAGGAACAACTTGAAGAACTCCTCGCATTGTTCCTCGCACAGGTGCCTGTCATCATGGTAGCTCTCCTCAAAGCGCATGATATTGATGTCCTGGTATTCGTGCATCTTCTGTTGCTTATCCAGAGGAATATCTATAACAACAGGTCCGGGCTTTCCTGACTTCGCAAAGTAATAGGCGTCCTTGATCATTGCTTCGAGATCATCGTCATTTGATACCTGTATGACCTTTTTGGCAGCTTCCCCGAAAATTCCCTTGACATTGATATGCTGGAATGAGTCGGTGCCTATCTTATGCTCCGGGACCTGCCCTGCAAATACAAGCAGCGGTATACTGTCTCCGTAGGCATCGGCAACGCTTGTGAGGGTGTTGGTGATGGCAGGTCCGGATGTGACTATGGCTACACCGACCTCGCTACTCGACCGGGAATAGCCGGCTGCACTGAATGCTGCCGACTGCTCGTTTGAATTGATAACAATTCCGATGTCACTCTTCTCAAGGGCATGGAATACCGGAAGTATTGCCGCTCCGGTGTAACCAAAGATGTGTCTGACCCCAAGGTCCTCAAGACATTTGACTAAAATTTCTGCTCCATTCATTTCTTCCATTTTCATTCTCCGTGAAAGAAACGATCCAGGCACAGGATACACTATTCAGTAAAGTAACCAGAAAACAGCTCACTTGAGCCAGAAAAGTTTCTTTTGTTAGCTCAAGCGTTTAGCACTACCACTACTACGGACACATGTACATTGGGTACAGTGTGAGTTGTGGTAGGGTTTAACATTATTAGGAAAGAATGAGAAAGTGCTATTTAAAAGTATTGCGGAAAACCTCATTCGCAATCAATTCTGGATTTCTTTAGCACCCATGAAGGTTATCCATAGTACCCAGATAAGCTCTCCCACTGTGAAGTAATCAACAAATGCTGGCACAGATCCGATAAGGAAAAATGAGATCGTTGCTCCGAAGTATCCCAGGGATCCTATATATAAGAAATATCCTATCCATTTAGGGAACATTCCTGATTTGATAACCAGCGTACCGATTGGTATGAGCCACAGTCCCCAGAACACCTCTGCTAAGTGTATTGCATCAGGAATGAGTATTGCCATCAATGAGAAAGGTACCCCTAAAAGACCGAATATGGCTATCAAGGATGCCTGTTCTTTATCGGTTTCCATGAATAATTTATACAGCAATAAAGCAATCGCTATCTGGAACAATTGTACAATTATCTGACCTAACTGACCAATTTTGAAAAGCGTGGATTCGCTGGCGAGTGTCGGTGCATATAACAATGAGAATATGCTTATGACCGTCCATATTGGATAAAGGATCCTGAGCTTTGTTATGGTCTTCACAATAATAATTTTGCTGATTAAGCATATATATTTTTGTATCATACTGAAATTGGTGTTATGAGTCAGGTAGGAGTTTGAATTTATGGCTATCTCGATGATCTCCTTTTTCTCATTGAAAGAAACGATTCTGACACAGGCATTAAGG
The window above is part of the Methanolobus zinderi genome. Proteins encoded here:
- a CDS encoding (Fe-S)-binding protein, whose product is MKINNPLQNSGDQVYRFQEIIDSCIDCKKCWDVCPVNMVTDGNRFTPQGKIESLAKIVACEELSKDEYDNIYLSTRCGACDDVCPVDIPITDIIQYERQLLAQQGREPAKTTAISQNIIEHNSPGAKDPSKRFDWVTDDLDIAESSEIAYMAGCWVSYSQPDIARATIRLLNHAGIRPMILKDEKCCGLFLVDNGHLEQLAEHARKFVDYIESLGVKKVIASCPGCYIVLGKEYPKLYRELNFEVEHSLKVFKDMIADGTLKPRKLDLAVSVRDACPIRGSKDIPRSILESMGVEVKELFEEKQVCCGGPAGLKPNFPEIANNIAMLSVKDYKDKADMLASYCPFCMHHMEGACKSKDEEMEMKDISVLLAESVLGK
- a CDS encoding DUF4878 domain-containing protein — protein: MKKMIITTILLISLLAAGCAGLGSSPSDTVENFVSEFDQGNYDTCYQMMSSAYKQETGLADFISLSRDVNPEKYEFIEVSEEYVDGDTAVVDVLVNESSVAVKFSLKDFFEVE
- a CDS encoding thiamine pyrophosphate-binding protein, giving the protein MEEMNGAEILVKCLEDLGVRHIFGYTGAAILPVFHALEKSDIGIVINSNEQSAAFSAAGYSRSSSEVGVAIVTSGPAITNTLTSVADAYGDSIPLLVFAGQVPEHKIGTDSFQHINVKGIFGEAAKKVIQVSNDDDLEAMIKDAYYFAKSGKPGPVVIDIPLDKQQKMHEYQDINIMRFEESYHDDRHLCEEQCEEFFKLFLNSKRPLLYLGGGLNSEAGSQAIREFNDYFRIPSVNTLMAKGVIDGRDELNLGMLGMFGTPYANMLIQENDFFFAIGVRWDDRVAEKVGFAIGTDIAYIDINPEKMHQIKIERGPKFTFIGDAATALRDLLNYAVKHDITLDIREWQERARFLKRSWPLDYNRKSEHIQSGEVMALLSSYIDDNTMITTGVGNQQMLAAQYLPMQKAKSFMSSGSFGTMGFSMPTSIGVQYANSDARVIAIDGDGSLRMNLGELHTIASLNLPIKVLMLNNRSDGMVQNLQDAAYDGVRTGTQRPKDVRFAEIAGSFGFEYATRISDRDDLKDAMEAFLKADGPCFLEVCTDREEILYPKVPAGGAYKDMILGPYIKEIAPGQKMEPVESDTHIQINEKKIFIE
- a CDS encoding DUF523 and DUF1722 domain-containing protein, which produces MKELSDFPRPRILVSRCLEFDNVRYNGQVIHSQIVRDLEPIVDFIKVCPEVEIGLGVPREPIRIVKEKGNYRLVQPKTGRDVTREMDDFTDNFLSRLEDVDGFIFKSGSPTIGIRNIKVYSGETMAPVVERGSGFFTKKILDKYAGYPMEEDDRLRNYRIRHHFLTQLYTFADFRQVKDSALSDEMLKFNKKNAFLFSFYNDNTYRKMCDLLENKPNGAAYGIIPAYEEMLKELMQKPGDPESKAAVAQKIVSSFDSSMSSSEKEFFKNHLQNYLEMRIDEDALTEVLRLYVHRYDAENLDNYTILYPYPDVLRMPGDSKRDKDYWSENK
- a CDS encoding DUF4386 domain-containing protein; the encoded protein is MKTITKLRILYPIWTVISIFSLLYAPTLASESTLFKIGQLGQIIVQLFQIAIALLLYKLFMETDKEQASLIAIFGLLGVPFSLMAILIPDAIHLAEVFWGLWLIPIGTLVIKSGMFPKWIGYFLYIGSLGYFGATISFFLIGSVPAFVDYFTVGELIWVLWITFMGAKEIQN